In the Paroedura picta isolate Pp20150507F chromosome 15, Ppicta_v3.0, whole genome shotgun sequence genome, one interval contains:
- the TRARG1 gene encoding trafficking regulator of GLUT4 1 — MAINTEAALAQALEGSPLPAEAPETEKLLTAGQLCKSFSAGDAALLGAAAERNGHGHGLPSSPSPGGSEGRLEAAGPGAPLSPSRSSLGRASSTATTCNLHEPERPDDYLLMAICSCFCPVWPVNILALVFAILSRNSGQQGDMDGAHRLGRVARYLSILSMVLGVIIILFCSLKIAGVLGPD; from the exons ATGGCCATCAACACGGAGGCGGCGCTGGCCCAGGCGCTGGAGGGCTCGCCGCTGCCGGCCGAGGCGCCCGAGACCGAGAAGCTGCTGACGGCCGGCCAGCTCTGCAAGTCCTTCTCGGCCGGCGACGCGGCGCTCCTGGGCGCGGCGGCCGAGCGCAACGGCCACGGCCACGGCTTGCCCTCGTCCCCCTCCCCGGGCGGCTCGGAGGGGCGGCTGGAGGCGGCGGGGCCCGGGGCGCCGCTCTCGCCCTCCCGCTCCAGCCTCGGCCGCGCCTCGTCCACCGCCACCACCTGCAACCTGCACGAGCCCGAGCGGCCCGACGACTACCTGCTCATGGCCATCTGCTCCTGCTTCTGCCCCGTCTGGCCCGTCAACATCCTGGCGCTCGTCTTCGCCATCCtg tCTAGGAACAGCGGCCAGCAGGGGGATATGGATGGGGCACACAGGCTCGGACGCGTGGCCCGATATCTCAGCATCCTTTCCATGGTCTTGGGAGTCATCATCATCCTCTTCTGCTCACTGAAAATTGCAG GTGTCTTGGGACCCGACTAG